The genomic region AGAAGAAATGTCGACGCCATTTGAGAAGCCGCAAATTATAGCCCACGTTCAGAAAAGTTTGAACTACACTGTTTTTGACAGCAAATGGATTCCTTGCAGTGCAAAGTTTGTATGTCTTGGAAACTATGCAAGGGGCACCGGAGTGATGCAGATATACGAAGTGCAACACGGAGAAGTTAATCTCGTAAAAGAGGTACTGAGCGAATTTTGTACCTCTGTTTTATAACTAGCCAGGACGCGCGTTTTGCTAAGTAGCTAACCTCAACGGTCTGTTGTTCTAGAAATGTCAGGTACCCGTGTTACCATAACAACATGTAACACAAGGACCCCCCCAATCCCCTTACGGTGATACTGGTACTAGTTCAGCAGAAACTTTAGAAATATGTTTTACTCTCCCGTGGATGTTGCTAACTGCCATGTCGAAAAATTGGAACCTTGAGTGTTACTTTCTGTTTGCGTCACTTGACCATCAGTGTTCAAGGCTTTTTGTACCACTTGTTTAAAGATGAGacacaatgacatttttacGCAGTTGATGTAAACATTCCAGTCATGTAGACACATTCTGAGTAATGGATGAGCTTAACCATGTCTCATTATCATCCACAGATCGAGAAAGCAAAGCCTATCAAATGTGGATCGTTCGGGGCCAGCTCTCTACAACAAAGACATTTAGCCACAGGGGACTTTGACGGAAATCTCAATATATGGTAgactatttttttgtttgtttttaaacctAACTCGACATTTCACGTTTTATCAGATATATTAACCCAAATACCAGCATAATGTTTTTCAGTTGTGGCCAAGGGTATTGGTAACCCTGCACTTCATATTCATTTGCTCTAGAAAACTGTTATATCAAAAGGAACAAGTatgatgaagaaaataaattaaaatcagAGTCTGAGTAGGTTAGACACAAGATTGTAGCCAAGCATGGAAAGTAATTTCTACAAGACCTCCAAAGTTCTTGATGTTCCTGTGTCCACTGTACGTAATGTTACCAAGAAGTCATTGAACAGGGCTTGTATGATGGAAGACCCACTGGTGAGAGTCATATAAGAATGGCTGCAATTCGCCAAAACACATCTAAACATGCCACAATCCTTTTGTGAATGTCCTGTGGACAGAGGTTAACATTAAACCAAACATTATCCGGCAGGTCAATACAGTTGGAAGTGCACCCAGAAATGGTTCAGAATCGTCCCGCATTGCTTCCAGTTTTAAATCCTGAAACCTTtggagagatctgaaaacaCAGATGTGAGGCCCCTGTTAAATCTGGGACAACCGGAGCGGTTTGCATGAAGAAGAGTGAGCCAGGAAGATCATCCCAGACTTCAGAAAGTGTttgatttcagttattttagCCAGAGACTGTGCTACAAAATATTAAGTCTAGGTTGTCAATGCCATTTCTATTTATATGCCGAGTTAAAGGGATATATTAGGTTCTGaatcaaaatcaaaaggttATGTAATATTAACAGTGAAGTAAAGGATTGTGGAGACCAAGTACGCTGGGTTCAGAAGCCTGTTCCCAGGTCTGTTTGTACTGATGGGTGTTGGAGGCTTTACTGTATAGTAAAAGCAAATCTGGGACCAGGTAATGTGTCAGTCCAGTTATCTAATGCTGTGACTTCCTGTGTCTGTGTAGGAACCTGGAGGTCCCTGAGGTTCCAGTCTACTCCGTGAAGGCTCACAAAGAGATTGTGAACAGCGTGGATGGTGTGGGGGGCCTTGGGATCGGTGACGGGGCCCCTGAGATTGTGACTGGGAGTCgagatggtaaaaaaaaagtataataatttTGTGTCACGGTCTAGGATACTTATTTGAGCACTGAAGCCCTAAATAGGGACCTCAGCTATGAACTTGGTTGCTGTACGGTACGTTTACAAACCGCATCAATAGGCTCTCCCATTGAGAGAGGGGTACACCGCAGTGGCTCTGTACGTTTAAGTAGGTGGAGTACATGCGGTACACCAGCATGAACATCGACTTCCGTGTTTCATGTGTTTCACGGTACACCTGCCCTCTGTGACCCTCCAGGCACTGTCAAGGTGTGGGATCCCAGGCAGAAGGACTCGCCGGTGGCCAACATGGAGCCAGTGGAGGGGGAGGCCAAGAGAGACTGCTGGACTGTTGCTTTTGGTATGTCGGAGGGGAAATGACTAGCTCAGCGGGCCGGTGAGATTTGGTTGCTGTGTCACTCTCAAAACCCGAATTCACTCACAGTGTGACTATATCTCACTCTGTAGAACTGAGCAAATTGTAGATGGATTCCTGTAATGGGAGGGGGGCATTTAACCAATTTGGCAATTTCTTCCCAAGGCCACGCCTTCAACGACCAGGAtcgctgtgtgtgtgcaggataTGACAACGGAGACATTAAGCTATTTGACCTGAGAAACATGTCTCTCCGATGGGAAACCAACATTAAGAACGGGGTATGGTGAACTGGAGATATCAGAAGCCAGATCTTCGGCTTCTAGTTTCAGCCTGCTCTATGCTAAAAAGGACTTGAACTTGTAATTTTAGCTAAGAATTAGGCTTCATCTGTGTCTAGGAAACCACTCTGATATATTCGGTCTATAATTACAAATTGCCTGTGAGTTGATGCTGTAATAGAAAAATGTCTGCTTACCTCAATAAGAAGTGTTTAccttcattcatgaatgatCTTTTGACATTTCTTGTGGATAATTGATTCTGTTGTTTCATGCCCTATTTTGATTAATCTGAAATGGTATTTATTGTAGTAATTTACTATAGTCAGTGAATTAATCTAATGATAATCATGGAAGACCACACCTCAGTCATAGCCTGTTCttcctgaaatatattttttaaagggggaatgtttttagaaatgtttagcAGATGGACAGAGACTGCTGTGTGGGGGAAGCCTCCCCTATGATTACAGTCATACAAGGGGGATAATGAGCCCAGAGCTGAAGTTTGTTCCCCTGAGgcagtttttttgtgttggttTTCCACTGCAAGAAGGAGCTGTGAGCAAGAGATgtctgaattttccactttctACAACAAAATAGTAGGCTATGTTGTTGTAGAAATGTTGTCTGCTCTAATAATCAGTGCAAATGTTAAGTTTGTTTTGCGTACGGGCTCTAATTAGATTCAGGATCAAAGCACTCTCCTATTGTTACTTTAACATTTTGAGACAAAATGCCCCAAAATGGCGGCCTGTGTTAACCCAGGCCAAACTCTTAATCACTACATGGCAATGGGGACACCCATGGAATTGTTGGGAGCGTATTGAATGAGTGTGACATTCTTCTGTTTTTGTACTGTCCTCTCCAGGAAGTGAAGTGTTTTCCCTGTGGTAACTATCCGACAGGTATGCTGTGTGGAGTTTGATAGGAAGGATATCAACATGAACAAACTGGTGGCAACGTCGCTGGAGGGGAAATTCCACGTCTTTGACATGAGAACCCAGCACCCCACCAAGGGCTTTGCCTCTGTTTCCGAAAAGGTAATTAGCCAAATGGAAGGGGGCTATGGTTATTTTCCATCCTCCGATGATGGTTTGTTGTGGTaacagggaggcagagagtGAGAAGAGAATGGATGTTTTCTCAGCTGGATCTGTTTGGTGGACAGGCTTGGCCATGAAGCTACCAGCCAGCGGCCACATCGGCCCGATGAAGATGGAGTGTGGCTTTTCCTGTCATGccccttttaaataaaaatacactagCCAAAACCCCTGGATTGTGTCCCAAGTGACACACTACTCCCTACATTGGACACTATCCAATGTAGGGAGTAGACTTAAGTATAGACTTAAGTATAGACTTAAGTATCCTTcttaaaagtagtgcaccataTAGAATAAGTTGCCATTTCATACTAGCCTAAATCACCTGGGGTTTGGAGGTCTGGGGAGATTGGAGGACGGATGTGGCATCCAttttgaggggaagatggactCGTTTTTAATCCATATTGATACATCTGTCTTTTGAAAAGCTTGAGTCTAGTTTAATGCTCTAGGGAGCATTCCGTCTAGTCACTCAGCTGCTCATTGTGACACCCACATCACCTGGCAACTATGGAAATGGAATTACCGCCCATTAAGGATGTCATTCTATAAATGCTATTTCTATGTTCTATGCTTGTGTAACTGGTGTGAAACCGCTAGCTGGTTAGCATTGCGAGCTAGTGGCATTTCCATGGGACCTTACTCTCTCAGGGTACAAGTAAGATTGTTTCTGTCACATTCCAGGCCAACAAATCCACAATCTGGCAGGTGAGACATCTGCCCCAGAACAGAGACATCTTCATGACAGCGGGAGGAGCAGGAAATCTACATCTGTGGAAGTAGTAAGACAACACCTTTATATAACAATCACCTGCTTGGATAAATGGtagtcaaacataaaacatctCTGGGTAATACTTAATCAGTGCTTTTCACTCCTGGTTTTGGATGGTGTATGTTGTGAGGTCAGACGTAGAAGCTGTGAATGTGTCTTGAGCAGTAGTGTGCAGACATTgatttaaatctttttttttaaatgacactaTTGACTTTTGTAGCAAGTTGAATTAGGTCAAGGTTAGGAGTCCCACCTAGTCACGCTCCACTGTCCTGTCTGCAGTGAATAGTCACCTAGTCACGCTCCACTGTCCTGTCTGCAGTGAATAGTCACCTAGTCACACCCCACTGTCCGGTCTGCAGTGAATAGTCACATAGTCACACCCCACTGTCCTGTCTGCAGTGAATAGTCACCTAGTCACGCCCCACTGTCCTGTCTGCAGTGAATAGTCACCTAGTCACGCCCCACTGTCCTGTCTGCAGTGAATAATCACCTAGTCACGCCCCACTGTCCTGTCTGCAGTGAATAGTCACCTAGTCACGCCCCACTGTCCTGTCTGCAGTGAATAGTCACCTAGTCACGCCCCACTGTCCTGTCTGCAGTGAATAGTCACCTAGTCACGCCCCACTGTCCTGTCTGCAGTGAATAGTCACCTAGTCACGCCCCACTGTCCTGTCTGCAGTGAATACCCAGCCCAGAGGAGTAAGAAGGATAAGGACGAGGTGGACATGGGCGTGGCCGGCTCGGTCAACCTGCTGCAGAACGTCACTCTGTCCACCCAGCCAATCGGCAGCCTGGACTGGAGTCCCGACAAGCAGGGCCTGTGTGTCTGCTCCGCCTTCGACCAGGCTGTCCGCGTGCTCATCGTGACCAAGCTCAACCGTGTGTGAAGCACAGACTGAAGGCGATGACCTGGGATCAGTTTAGCATTTCCACCAATAAGGTTGAAGAAGTGAGAGCCAGCGGAAGTAACACCAAACCCAAATCAGCCCAATGGTGGACATTGAGAAACTCTTCCTTATTTATCTAGTAGAAGCACACTCTTTCAAGTGTCTTTCTCTagctccaaccccccccccccctccccagtctctctctttcaagtGTCTTtctctagccccccccccccctccccagtctctctctttcaagtGTCTTTCTctagcccccccccacaccctcaAGTCTCTTTTGTTTCTCACTCTAGTTggccctctctctgtctttttctcaggtgtgtttttcttcctttgtccctgtctgttttctttctctacCTAGTTTCTCCCTGGTCTCATTAAACAGCTTCTCTTGTGGTGTCAGGAGGATCGACTTACGCACAGCAGTGATCCTGAGTCGCTCTTCCGTCCTGTCTCCTGTTCACTgtggtgtgtctctgtttcagCTGGCAGAATGCTGATATGCTCGGGAACGGCAGTTAGCATCTTTCGCCTGGGTGTCCGTCTGTTTCAACAAGGACTTGGCAAGAAATAGTCAGACTAAGCATATTTTGCTGCATATCTTTCCTATATTTTATTTGGCACTGCATGGTCAGTTTGTACACACCACCAATTTTGCCCAATGACGTTCTGAGTTAGTTAGTTAACTCTGTTTTAGGAATCCGATCCAGATTAAATGACCTTTTTAGAAACCATTAAAGACATTGTCTTATTGCTTTGGAATTTTAACGCCAAAGTCTATTAAACATTCATCCATTTACGCTGAAAAATATTTCCAGGGACAggtaataaaagccataatgaTCTTTAATTAATCTCACACATTCTACACATGGTTCATGATTTGGTGTGTAGTTGAAGAAATATTTCAATGTGACTACCCTGTTATGTATCTAAAGAGATAAATGAATCCTTTCAATGATTAATATCCACCCTTGCTCTTTATGAAAGGGAAGTTTATATCCAGCACTTGAACTGGATGAGATCCTGCAGATCCTTATACTAATTCATCATGGATCTCTGTATACACTCTTTGGAATACCTTTCATGAACGTCTCATCAAGGACGTCCATGAATTTCTCAAGGCACCCTAAGACAATCTGATGAGTTACCATGAAAAACATTCATCGAGAGAGAAAGCATTTTCagaattacaaaatgtgtgaTTTTCTTTAGCATCTGCCTACAAAATGGCATTTCCCTGGCTGATGTTCTGGTTGAATACTGGAGGGATTTTAAAACGTGGGCTGTTTTTTGCTGAAGGAACAGCTAAGACTCAAACACACCTCGTCTTACACATTTGAAGAGGATGGCATTATGAAAATACCTCTGTgagcagggccggctccaggcataagcgtCCGCTTAGAGCCCCTGACCACTAGGGAGCCCCCGCctgataggggagagggggccccaaataaaagTCAGTTAGCTGCTTATTTTGACACCCACGTCACCTGGCAACCGTGACAATGGAATTACCGCCCATTAAGGATGCCATTCTATAAATGCTAATTCTATGTTTTTATGCATCAGCCAGAGTAATGCATCGAAGCTTGCTTTGAAATTTCAACCCAGTCTGCTGGAAGCGAAAGGGCCGAAGCTAGCGTCCAAGCAACAATATCATGTGATTTATGACGTTCGAAGCTTCAGACTTCACGCAACCATCTGATGGGGTTTTTAAAGACATGGCGCTTTCCAGCCACACTTTAAACATATAAAACCTAATGAGTCTACAGCCTAATCATCATCAACAACTAAGGAAATTCACAAATTAACTGGGGAATGTCAAAACGTTTCTACCACAATCAAGTCATTATCAATAACAAGCAGGTATCCACAATACTATAGACCAGGGCTGTCAAACCGATTACACACAGGGTTGAGGGCCTGCAGGTTAGAAATTGGTTCCCATCTCACACCTAAataaccaggtgagggtagaaactaacccattagtgacctaattaatcaagtgagagcgaaaacctgcagacatttGGCCCCTCTGTGGAACCGTTTTGACACCTCTACTATAGACTAATGTTAGAATTATCTTAAAATGTTGGTAGAGAGATCAGCTCAACATGTGTGATAGTAGAGAGAGCATGGGGATGGgtgtgtcattgtttttgaaagCACGGTTCGAGTCCCAGTGATTACTTTTCCATATATTGTTTTGCGGAGAACACTGGCAACACTGCATTTGGAATTTCTACGTCAGGAATATTTGCTTGTTGATTTTTAATATCACATCTTAAATCAAGCATTGGATCCGCAGTATTCTATGAATGTTTAACTCCGGCGTTTCTCTGGTAGGGATGTATCATTCAACGTGTGATTACCAGGTGAGTAAGGACATCCAAAGCTTTGTTTGATCCCATGCCTTTTTCAAAGCGGACTGCCGATGTCAATCTCTACTAAGAGGCACCGTGGGCTTTCCCTCCATGGCAAGTCATTTGCTTCCCATATGTTGCACATAAATGATAGCTAGATGGATGATGTTGGTAATTAGATAATAATCTGACATTACTGtgatagtgttgaatgcagtaTTAGTTTAGGTTGTATGTGACGGCAAACTTAGgtccggtttcacagacacggaTTGAGCCTAGGACTAAAAGAGTTTTCtgttgaactagattttttttgttgtcctagactaggctttatccgtgtctgtgaaaccagcccaTAGAGAGTTAAATTAATCCGGTTGGGACCTGCTGGGACAGATGAGCTGGGTCTTGGAGTTGGTGGACCTAGCTAACCCAGTGAGTTTAGCTGCTCCATGTCTCCCTCTGCTGACCACACAGGAACTACTGTTTTTGGGTTAGGATCAAGTCCATTTCAATTCAGGCAGTTTACACTGGAATTTGAGTATACTTATATTCACTGAATTAAATGGAATTTACACCTACTCTGACAGATAAAAATATGATAAAACAGTCCAAAACACAATATCCGAAATCTCCTTCCCATCGCAGTCCACAGAGTAAATCTCTCTTGCAGGGCTTTGAAAGCAGTCAGGTGTGTCTGATCTGCAGTGCGCTGACCTGTTAAGAACAGGGGTGTTTTTGGCTCCTCCTGCCAGGGAGGTGGCAGGGGCCTTGGCTGGAGCCGTGGAGCTCCCTCTTCCATTTCCTGTCCCGGCATCGGCAGAAAGCCCTGACACTCCCGCTGACCGGCCGCCTGGCTGTCTGGTTGTCTTTCTATTTGTCTGAccggctgtctgtctgtctctttggcAGCCTTATCCCTCTCTGCTGCCAGCCTGTCCAGCCACAAATGCTGGCTCTGACAAAGGGTTGGGAAGGATGTAACAAGACTCAGGGTGGGAGCAGCTTGGCAAGCTAGTTGCTGTTCTATTGACTCGAGTTTGGGTTGTGTTGGCTGCTGGGTCCAGTTCAGCAGAAGACGACCCACGTGGAGGTGGACTCCCAGCAGGACTCAACGACCAGGCGTCCAGGTACTTCAGCAGGGGCCGGGGCAGCATTGGTTTGGGTGCCTTGGGCAAATCCTGAAATTGTAGGTGACTGCATCTTTTGGAAGAGATTTGGCCCATAAACTTTCAAAGGCGAACCTCTTCTCTTTGGTTTCAAACTCATCCATTGATACATCTGAACCCAGAACAAGGATCTGACTAATAACGCCAAGTTTTATTTCTGGGTTAGCCTAGATACATTTAAACCCTAAGGCTGTAGTCAAAAGACTCAGTTCAGCAATATTTTCCCATAATGCCAGCGAAAGGGACAGTACCCATGAAAGCCAGCCAGGTGTGATGAGGCCAGCCAGACTCTGACAGCCCAGATCAATGAGTGAGATGATCAAAGCTGCTCATAGGTCCTTCACAtgctgtttaaatgccacacaCCAGCTGGTTCATCATCCACAGAAAGTCTCTGATGCCTTCATCAGTGATAAAATGGAACTCATAGgctacccccccctcccccaaaagaaaaaaacccTAACCAAAGCTGTCAGCTCTCCATTACCACCAGGCAAAGAACCACAGCATCTTTATTGACACTACTCTCTCCATTGGTCACCACAGAGGACAGCTGCAATGTTATGTCAATCAACTTCTTACAGGTTAAAGGACAATTTCACCATTCCTCACCtatgtaattaatacatttgggTCATAAAACCGCCACATCTCAACACTATGGAACGAGCAAATCTGACTTTCACTGTAAAATCGAGAACTATCAACCTTCTCTGTATTCTCAGTTGATTTATCTTTACAGAAGGAAACAAAATGGTCTTCTGAGGCAGACTGTCTTTATTCTTTCAgttcatgttttacaatgaaatATTCAAAGGGTGTAAATTACTAAACcttgtgtgtttatattgaTGTCAGTGTTCCCACTAGACCACAGATACACACTTCATATATTTTTTAGGCAGGGCTAATTTGCTTTGTTTATGCTACTTGGCACTCTTCATTTATTCTTCAGCTGGCAAGACTAGTCCTGCTACAGTCACAGAGAATAGACTTGGTTTTGTCTGACGGGAACCTTTCCAGCCCTGGTTTGTGAAGACACTGAAGAGTATCAGATGGTCCTGGGCCCGATAGCACTGTCTCCTAGTTTTTGTAGTCTCTTCTCCCAGTTACAAACCTGTGCAGGACATGAATCATGCCTCATCTGACAATCAATATTAACTGAAAATCAACTGAACTGGAGACCTAATTACAGAGGGCTTTCTAGTGGTATAACGCATATATCCATTATGTCAGAGTCGCTGTTAAGTGAAAATCTCACTTAAacgtatatatgtttttattataacaTGAATTTCCCCACGCCAAAGCCATGAATACGTcagaatgcacacacaccattccAACAACGAAACTTTCAACATACTTAAAGAGCTGATGGGTAGACATGGTTCATATGACAGGACACTCACAGTGGACTTACCCCATCAGCTCCTTGAAAGCCACAGCCAATGGAATCTGCCTTCGAGTCACCAACACATAGAACATCTTTGAAAGAAATCAACCAATCGATCGGGTAACCATGTCAATGTACGCACAGCAGTCAGTGATAATTTgattattacataggaaaagccACAGTCCACTTGTTTAATGATCTTACCTGATAAATGCTGCCATCTGCTGA from Esox lucius isolate fEsoLuc1 chromosome 5, fEsoLuc1.pri, whole genome shotgun sequence harbors:
- the wdr92 gene encoding WD repeat-containing protein 92, with amino-acid sequence MSTPFEKPQIIAHVQKSLNYTVFDSKWIPCSAKFVCLGNYARGTGVMQIYEVQHGEVNLVKEIEKAKPIKCGSFGASSLQQRHLATGDFDGNLNIWNLEVPEVPVYSVKAHKEIVNSVDGVGGLGIGDGAPEIVTGSRDGTVKVWDPRQKDSPVANMEPVEGEAKRDCWTVAFGHAFNDQDRCVCAGYDNGDIKLFDLRNMSLRWETNIKNGVCCVEFDRKDINMNKLVATSLEGKFHVFDMRTQHPTKGFASVSEKANKSTIWQVRHLPQNRDIFMTAGGAGNLHLWKYEYPAQRSKKDKDEVDMGVAGSVNLLQNVTLSTQPIGSLDWSPDKQGLCVCSAFDQAVRVLIVTKLNRV